The window CTTGCCACGCCACTGGGAAGAAGTGACAGCAGCGCAGCTCACCTCGTGCCGCAGTGAGGTGACTCCGAGCTCCTCGCGCTCCGGGGGCGCGTGACGTAGCCGGCTGTCCCCGTGCGTTTTATACCGGAGCAGCATAATGAGGTGGGAATTAGTAGCCGGGCACCTTGCCTCTCTTATGTTCTGGGTGCGTACCCTTGGGTGTTCGTGCAGGGATGTGTAGGAAAAAGAGCGTATTGTTTTGGGAGCGACACAGCTGTCGCGAGTCTGATTGGCAATTAACGTGTTTGTCAGTTCTATTGCACGTGTTGGAGGCGGCAGTTTATTCCTAGGGTTGATGACAGCGATACCACCCGACTGCTCGCATTTTCTCATCAGACCTGTTGCGAAATATACACGTGAGGTCGGTTGTCATGGAAGGGGTATCCAAAAATAAGTTCAAAAGAGATGTTGTGACCCTCATGAGCTAATGCCAGACGGACAGTGACAGCAGCGACGTCCCTAACACATGCCACAGCACACGTGCTTGACCCTTTCAACTGCTCAACATGTACCTGGGAGTGGGAGAATAACATCAGGTCATGTGCTAAGTACGAGTATAACGTACGTATATAAGAAAAGACTACGTTTCGAGTGAAAGGCTAATTGAAAGGAAATGTTAATTAAACGTATGTGTATCAAAAGCAAAAGTCATAACAATGCGGAGACATGGGTTGTTTTGTAAGTGGCTCTTTAATGCAGTGGATTGTGTGAAGTGTAGTGAAATTTAAGTGCTaaagtttttaaataatgtacTTTAAATTTCTCATTTATTCAGTCACACACAGATAAAACACACTGAAACAACATACAAAGACCATAGAAAGATGTTTAGTTTCCTCCCTATTAATAATTTCTATTAAGGGACTTCCCGCATCATAAAAGAACCGTACGTGCCATTGTGTCTGAATGGTTGCTGGCACAGTCCAGAGTAGTCAACGGTTTTTATGGCAGGCACATGTTCTCCCTGTTAGTAATGTAAAACCTGTTTTTAAAGCATCGACTGGGTTGGAGTGGCTAAAAATAGCACTGATAATGTTATGACTCATTTAGGATAGGGAAGTGGCGACATTTGGAGGAATTAAGTTATTGGGTTTCACAACAGGCGCCAGTGATTGACCAGACTTTAGGAGCCTCTGTAACAATGCAAAACATCagagtgtatgtatatatggaGTAAATAGCTCCCCCGGTGAGGCAATTGATCCTAAAAAGGGTGAGGGATGTTCCAACATTAGTATGAACCTGCCTTTGGAAATACAATACGTTAAACGTAATAAGATTGAGGcattagaaatgtttattttatcattCATACACAAGTAGACTACACTACTAGTTTGGTGGTCACAATGGCACAAACATTCAActcgaaaaaagaaagaaattgttGAATGTTGAACTATCCTGAATGTACAATATCCTGAAAGTGTGCATTAGATACTTTCATGGCAGTGAACATTGTCTAATAAACAAGATGAATCAGCCTACtcttaaaaaaaggtaattaagACATTTCTGAAATACAATGGCAAGCACAAAAGGAAATCCTCCTTGATCATAAATATTTTTAAGACATAGGGGATTACTCTGTCaaagtaaatgattaaaaccACCAATAAAATGATCTccagagacagagaaaaaaatccTCTGAATATTTCAACGCATTAAAAGAAGATAACTCttcagtttttttaataatggatcattatttattttcaaaagaacTGACTTAGAAATGATTCAAGCTATGCCAAGTGGAATTGTGAAGGACAAGTTATCTCCAACCTCCCCCCACTCTGCTCTGAAGCGCTGGAAAATGGCGATCCATGTGGTCAGAACTGTAACCCAAAACAACAAACCCAGTGCAGAGCGCTTCACATctatatggagaaaaaaaaacaagacagttgccattaaaaaaatatactgCTATATCATATGATGCCTTAGCTTTGCCTGAagctttctttaaataaaattaGAGCTCAGTGAGTTCTAGTGGTGAAATTTTTATAAAAGTAGAACACATGGTCTACATTGAAGTATTTATAGTGACTCTCATGTTTGTGGACTGAAAAGAACAAAACTCATCAGAGGGATTATTGTCAACAGAGAAGCAGTTGTGACACTTACAGGTCTTGATCTGCAGCTGTTCTGAATACACTGGTTTCATGAAGGCCTCCTTAAAAAACCAAACCACATTGACCAACCACAAGAATGGCAGAAATGCAAAGCCACCTGAGAGAAAAGGGAAGGGGAAAACATCATCAATGAAGATACTACAGAGTCCATATTTTTTTAACTCATGTTTAACAATACAAAGATTCGGCGTCACTGGAAATATCCTGGTCATCTATACTCCATGTGCATGAAACTACATCACATAAttcagataaaaataaaactgattttactcaaaatgtacaaatcaaAGGGGAGGTAAGATATAATGCAAAGatacttgatttatttttaagcaCTCTCACCTAAATAATATTTTCGGCATAAGCTCAGTTTCTCCTCGTTGGGAAGCCGTTCCAGATTCATCGTGTGGTTTTTTTTAGGAGTTTCCTGCGTCAGAGAGAAATAACAAATTAAGAGCGCATAATGGGCTCAAACACTGAAACCGAATACAAACTTCGCTGACAAAGGTGATGCCGTTTCGATTTTCGTTTAAAGGGCCATCATCTAACGTTAGCGGACTGGGCATCGCTATAGCAgagacattttgagaaaaaacaatCCAAGTAAAGCAATGAAGCAACACACTAATGCTGGCTACCAAGTGTGTATGGTCAGGTGACTTGAGATTGGCATCAGACTAAAGTTAGCCTTTCATTAGCTTAGCAATGTAGCATTATATTGTTCCGACTGTATAAAACGCTGGTAGCAGTTACTCACTTTGTCCGCCAGAATACGTGCAAAGTAATTTCCATCATACATCCATTTAGTATTTGAACATACCTGGTATTTGGTAGGGCAAAGGCCAGAGAACCGTCGCaaattaacgttagctaaatagAGAAGaggctctcttcctctcttttccttctcggGATcgcattcttcttctttgtctttcttctttgttgtttttctcgaATGGCAGACACATACACTGCATACTGCCACCTACTGTACCGTGGTGTCATAACCCGTCACTGTTTTTGTTACTCCCAAATGTTTCCCTGGAtatttttcttcccttgcaaaGCACACTCTACTTCGTCCCATTTaagtctgtctctttttttatacaaattAATTTCACTTAAAAATAGGtcacttaaagtgttttttctgtCGAAAGCTGATGAAAGGTTTGACTTTGGTTGTTTGTTCTTCACTATAAACTTATACTACAAAACTAAACTCTCCTCAAATATGAACAATGGCAATTCAGAGATCAAAAAAGTCGAGACCTGGTACTGGTTGTGAAACATCTGCCAACATCTTTGAATTACAATTCATAAGTGACCAAGACGATGTGCTTAATTTTCAGTGGTCTAGCCTGCGTAAGGTTACTATATTTAATACGCTTTCTTGGTGTATTCTGCAACTATACTATGTGCagcaaaaataaagcaaaatatataaaaatatatatactgtaaaattTAATTATGGATTTCATTGACATTCATTTCCTTCAAATCCGCAATGCATATAAATAACCTTTAGGCTATAATATCATGTATTAAAAAGACAGTGGTAATACAAGATGTAATCAATGTATTGAGTGCCACAGTTATAGCAATAAAAAGTGCGCATTTCTGTATGGACGTTTTTACATACAATCACCACAAGAGGGAGAACATCCAACTGGAGCTTCACCCTAAACTCACTTTCCCGTGTAGCTTTGCGGCTCCCCCCTACTGCCCCCTCCCATCTCGCTCCTTCCCTCTTGTCTCTCGTCGAACTGCTAGCCGacggtgtgtgttgttgttgaagcAATGATGGCGGCAGCGGGATGCGGATCAGCAACCGCGGCTGCCGTAGGAGGCCCAGGTGGAACCGCTACGGCCAGAGGTCGTTTCCCCGGTCGGCCGTGGTCGTCACGCAGTCGTTTGCGATCAGAGAAACGGTGGCAACTGGGACGATCAGGCTCAGACGGCGATGATGTGACTAACGGAGGGCCAAGGCCCGCAAACCTGGTTCTGTCGTTAAACGAAGACCCGTCTCACTTGCGCTTACTTGGAATAGAGGCGAGCCACCATACCCTTGGCCAGGCTGGATACAGCTCTAGTGGGAGTGAAGAGGTGAGGTCCCAAACCGACCCAGGAGTTAGTATCTTTATTTCATCTTCTCATATTTTGTGTGATTGTTAAATGTGTGAGTACGAGTGCTGTATACGGAAATGTGACTGGTTAAAAGCATACCCTGTAGAAATGTCAACATCCTTTCgctaggctaacgttacctttaGCTTCAAGCTTGATAAGCTAACATTACATGCTAACGAACGTTAGCATAGTCTAGATTTCCGTGACATTTAATGAACAGCCGGAACACAAAATAGCGCTTCAGCAAATAAGCAGTGAATATACAGTAGCCCATGTTTCCTTAACTCTTCTAATTAGTTGTTACATATTTAAACATAGAAACAcgattataatatatatatatgttcaagCCAGTGGGTGAGTACGCCAGTTTGTAAACAGGAGTTATTTCATCTAACGCTGTGGCCCAGTAGCGAGCGGGCCAcagcgttagcatgtagctaataGTAGCGAACACAAAGAACGGGAGGGCTAGCGCTTCTGCAACGGCTCAGCTTTGCTACCATTTCCAGTGGCGGGGAGAATCGTCAGCGCTACTagtttaaatgaacaaacacaacatttgtcAAGGACCCTACAACTTTTCTTAAGTTTATGTTTGCTGTGATGTCAACAGTgagattaatacattttaaggtTGTCTAGCGTCTCTGTTAACAGAAGTGAGTAGCTTTAAATGCTTCCGAGATGAAGGGACGGCTAACTGTTAGCGAATGTTACCAAACGCGAcaggtttaaaatgtaattagtgcATGAGTGTACCCTTGGTCGCAGTGAACGCCCCCACTAATTAACACGAAACACTGTATAATGTTTAATCTTGATTTATCAGAGTCGATCTGTTAGAGTTTAAGGTTAAATCTGCAACCGTTGGACATGTAACCTGCAGGGAATCCTAGTTGTAGACCTGCACTTCTAGTATTTTTTGTGGGCAGTGTAGGTGTTCTGCTTACTGCTTGAATGTGGGTCATAATAAGCTTGTAGTTGTGGCCTTGCCAGTTGTAAATACATTGCATCCTGAGGAATTCAAGCTGAGTACCCCAAATATTCCAACACATTTATTACaaccatatttatttttaatatatgaaCATTCAATTGAGCTGAATGTGGACACATATATAACCAATCATATAATCATATAATTGCTGTGAAGTCTTAAccacttttttgtatttgcatttaACTTTGCCTTTTGTCCAGTATGCTACGATAAACATAAATTGTTGTGTTGACATAAATCCATCATCACAATAATTTTTCATAGACATTTTCAGTTGCAAGTGCACTAGACCATGCTCTAAATCACAAAATGAATTTACTAGTGTGTTAGCGAATGGTTTGGATGCCTTTTTTTTCGAGTAttaatgttttaattctttTCAAGGGAGATGACTTCAGAGGCTTTGAAGCTGAGAGAAAACGCTCCAAAGGACCTGTTTTGTCACGGAAAAACCCTTCTAAAGGTAAAAAAAGTAGAGTAATGACAAATTATAGTTGTAATTTATTAACAACACTAACGTCTAATGAAGGTTCTTGCTATTGCCAGTTCACTGGAGGAGCCATGTGTTTTGCTATAGTTAAATTTAATACAAagtaacatttatattttttgtctAGGTGATGCTGTCAACACAAAATCTAAACAACAAAGTGAAAAGCTCCCGCTTCAAATGCCAGCAGTGGAGGCAGATATTACCCCACCTGATTCTGTGAAGGACGTAAATTCTTTGGAGAAAACACACTGCTTATCTCCTGAAGCAGAGTCTGCAAAAGACTGCAGGAAAGgtttgaaaggaaaaaacactATGGACCGACAGTCCACTAAAAGCGGAGCCACATCAGCAGCACCAAGGATTACTATAAAGTTggtggccaaaaaaaaaatgaaaaccataaAGGCGCCTCATAAAAAATCACCAAAGAAGGTGAAAATAAAGGGAATCCAGGATCCGCCTAAAGCCGAGGACGACAAGGATGACCAGATTTCAAGTGCTCACGTCAAATTAAAAACTGAACCACAAGAGGATAAACATGGCACTGAAGATAAGGGAGGGGGGACTGAACTCGCAAGAAGGCGCGGGAGATCAGCTACAAAGAAAACAGAGACTGTCTGCCAAGTTGTGGTTGATGATCGAAcatcaaaagagagaaaatcacctgATCAGTTTGACACTGTAATGGAGAGCGGCACTGTGCAGCCCAAAACCAATGCAAAGAAATTAAAGCATAAGGACATTGTGACGGAGCCAAGTTCTGAAGTTCATCAACAAGTAGTTCGTAGGAGCAATAGAGTCACAATCCCACTAACTAAAAAAGTCCTAGACAGTACAGCTGAACCAGAAAGTCTGAGCAACAGTGCTGGCATTCTGGTGGAGTCAAAGCCAGAAGTGGAGACCAAACCACAAGTGAGAGGTGACGGACGAAGACAAAGCAAGAGGCTGAATAAGGATGCTACGGTTCCAGAAAGCCATGGTAGATCATCCACAGAGACCGATCCTTCCTCTGTAACATCCAGGGATTTGTCTCTGAAGAACGAGGATATGCGAGTCCCAAGTTTAAAGTTGATGAAGATCAGAAACCCCAAATTTGAGGCAAAGGCCAGTGGGAAGAACTCAACTCgaaagaaaaagcagagaaaaaaattTGTCTGGGCTTTAACATTAGTAAAAGGAGAAAGTCCAACACATGGTGCTGAAAGCACTGTCAAAATAACAGAGGAGACTGTAAGGGAAGTGGATCAGTCCACGTATTGTGACACCAATATCAACAAAAGTTTAAAGGTCTTGGATAAACAATTGAAACTGGATAACCCAGCACCAAAAGAGAGTACAGGTTCGGACAGTAATGAGAAGAGTTCCCAAATAAAGGCTGATGTGTTGGAGGAGAAGTTAGATTTACAGGTGGAAGTTGAAGTGGAACAGGTAAATGAGACAACGCCACAAGAAATTACTAAAATGGATTGTGGGAAAGTTCCACCTCTTCAGATCAAAAAGGTCTCCTCACCTGGCAAACATAAAAGCTCAAAGCCGTCCTTTTTGATTCAGCAAGTTAGCCCCGCGTCGGAAAATGTAGAGGATGTTTTAAAAGATCTAAGTGAAGTGCATGAGGACGAACCATCATGTCTGGATAATGTAGTCACGCCAACAAGGAGACTAAGGCGGAGGACACCAAGCTTCGATTCACCCCAACCAAAGTGTGTCGCTCATAAACCAGTGACTGCACATAAGCGACGGCTCAGAACGAGTTCACAGGATAAAGATGGGCCACCGGAGCGCGTTAAGGATGCTTCTCAGGCTTCAAACGATGATTCCGGTTCATTTGGTCTTCCTGCAAAATGCTTGCAGGATTTGGCCGAGGACCCCTCACAGGTGACCAATTTAAATTCTGCTGAAGTTCCTGAAGAGGACTCCTCAAAAGTGGTTGACAAGCCCCCACCGGTACCAGTTGAAGTCACtccagaagagaaggagaatgaGGTAGAACCACAGATTGAAGAACCGCAGATCGAAGAGGCCAAACCGTTGCCCGTGCCTTCCAAACCCAGACGATGTAGAACTATTAAACCAGGGAAAAAGCGTTGTGTTCAAAGCAAGACGGCCGTCGTCCCACCTGAAACCGCCGTCCCCGCCGAGATGGCTACTGTTG is drawn from Pungitius pungitius chromosome 11, fPunPun2.1, whole genome shotgun sequence and contains these coding sequences:
- the psenen gene encoding gamma-secretase subunit PEN-2; this encodes MNLERLPNEEKLSLCRKYYLGGFAFLPFLWLVNVVWFFKEAFMKPVYSEQLQIKTYVKRSALGLLFWVTVLTTWIAIFQRFRAEWGEVGDNLSFTIPLGIA